GTTGGTGGCGGCGACgatcggcggcggtggcggcgtcgatcggcggcagcggcgacggcatcgttcagcggcggcggcgatcggcggcggtggctgcgaTTGCCCAACGATCGGCGGCGGCATCAATAAGTAGCATTTTACATCAATCAAAGTTCAGTTCTGAATAACAATATTATTCGAAAAAATTCAGAAAGACAaatagcttagtttttctttgcTTTCTTAGCAGCTTGTGTTTCCTCCCTTGCACGAGCAACTGCTGCCCTTTTGGCAGCTGCCATTTCTTTTTTGGCAACCGTTAATGCTTTTCTCTCTTCAGCTGCAATCCTTTTGGCCTCCACAATTGCTGCTCTCTTCTTTGCAGCCTCGACTTTCCTTGCTTGTGCAAGAGCTTCTTTCTTCTCTGCAGCCATTTCCTTCCTTGCTCGTGCCTCTGTTGCCTTGTTCTCTGCAGCCTTTAACTTTGCTTCAAGTGCAGCTTCTCTCTTGGCAGCTATTGCATTGTTTTTAGCATgtttcatctcctctagcttcTTTGCTTGACTGTCTTGTCTTGTTGCAGTGGTAGGAGGAATTGAGCACTGGTTCAGCATAGCAGATTGGATGAACCCGGAGTCGGGTAAAGGAGTGGGGTGTGCAGGCCCTCT
This window of the Panicum virgatum strain AP13 chromosome 1K, P.virgatum_v5, whole genome shotgun sequence genome carries:
- the LOC120657071 gene encoding treponemal membrane protein B-like; its protein translation is MLADMLHEITQLQRGPAHPTPLPDSGFIQSAMLNQCSIPPTTATRQDSQAKKLEEMKHAKNNAIAAKREAALEAKLKAAENKATEARARKEMAAEKKEALAQARKVEAAKKRAAIVEAKRIAAEERKALTVAKKEMAAAKRAAVARAREETQAAKKAKKN